TGCGAGGTGACGACTACGCGGTCAGGTTGGGCAGATTGACCTCGAGATCGATCTGCATCAGCGTCCCCTGCTCTTGGTCGGCGCCGAGCGAGAGCGAGGCTGCTTGGCTCACCTTGTCGCCAAGTCCGGTGACCTGATCGATCACCGGCTGAGCGGTGTCCTTGAAGGTGCCAGCGCCGCTGTCGGTGAGGTGTGAGGTCTGGAACTGCTTACCGGCCTCGTCGCCGCCCCACGGCGCGCTAGCGTTCATCGCGGCGATGGCCGCGATCTTCGTCGACCACGTCGACTCCAGGGGGCTTGACGCGGTGTTCCACTGGCTGACGCCGTTGGAGACTGCTTGGGCATCGACACTGACCTGCGAGTCGTTACTCATACTGTCGTCCAATCTCTCCCATGTGCGTGTTTACGTCGTCGACGATCTTGTCTGGATCGGCAGTCAGCGCCGAACGCATTTGGTCCTTGCCGACAATCGGCTCGAAGACCTCGACGACCTTGTCCTGTGCGTCCTGTGCCGCTGCGCGGGTAGTCTCGACAATCGTGTCGGCAAGCTCTTGCGAGTCCGGCCGACGGTAGATGCGCGGGTCGATTTCCAGTTGCGTGAGCTGACCCCGAGCATCGACTTCGACGGTGATCAGCCCATCGGGCGACGTGGCAGCGCCCGTCACCTCTCGTGCTTGACGGGCCAGATCCGGCCCTCGTTCCACCATGTTGTCAAACTGCGCGCGGAGGTTGCTCGCCATCTCACGCAGTGCATTGATCTGAGGATCGCCCCCTACGGTCATGGAGCCGGTGTCCTTCCCTCGGGTACGTCCGGCGCGCGTGCGCCGACCACAGGTCATCACGAAACCGCAGGGTCAGCCTATCGTCCGTCGAGCGGCGGGGCTATCGGGATGGCACGTTAGGATCGCGGGGTGACCCGTGGACGACCCCTGCGCGCCGCCCTCGCTGCGGCGTGTATCGCGTGGGCCCTCGGGTCGGTGCCTCCCGTGTGGGCCGCGCCCAGCGAGGACTCCGCCGGTTCATCGAGCGCCGATCAGTCGGAATCTTCCGATGCCTCGCCATCGAGCGACGCCGAGGGCAGCGAGTCGGCAGATCCATCGGCCACAACTTCGGCCACCCCCAGCGGGCCAGGTCCTGCATGCGAGCAGCCGCCCCAAGCGACACCGCCGATCGTTGACGTCCCCTGGACGATGACGACGTACG
The nucleotide sequence above comes from Epidermidibacterium keratini. Encoded proteins:
- a CDS encoding YbaB/EbfC family nucleoid-associated protein, with translation MTVGGDPQINALREMASNLRAQFDNMVERGPDLARQAREVTGAATSPDGLITVEVDARGQLTQLEIDPRIYRRPDSQELADTIVETTRAAAQDAQDKVVEVFEPIVGKDQMRSALTADPDKIVDDVNTHMGEIGRQYE